The following proteins are co-located in the Apium graveolens cultivar Ventura chromosome 5, ASM990537v1, whole genome shotgun sequence genome:
- the LOC141659994 gene encoding uncharacterized protein LOC141659994, whose translation MVLPNGSISTFADLVDTFNLQFANSRQFEKTTSDLYKVYQKYREPLRDYLTRFNREKVTITNCDIPTVIKAFRRGLEKDSPLYDELTMYPCKTMDDVQAKAMAQIRLEEDKREGDDKYYRPNRKITSTRNKDYKNDNKPYVRMIRDEQHVNSSQIRPDWIRDPNLPSMFDSYGFSVTPTVLVKEFAKLGDVVKWPAKTNKPKSNPDSKLWCEFHGDYVHKAIDYVDLRREIEALVKKGQKGILDGVHIIT comes from the coding sequence ATGGTTTTACCAAATGGGAGTATATCCACGTTTGCGGACTTGGTTGACACATTCAATCTACAATTTGCCAACAGCCGACAGTTTGAAAAAACCACAAGTGACCTCTATAAGGTGTATCAGAAGTATCGAGAACCATTACGAGATTACCTGACCAGATTCAACAGAGAAAAGGTTACAATCACAAACTGTGACATCCCAACTGTAATAAAAGCATTTAGAAGAGGATTGGAAAAAGATTCGCCACTCTATGATGAATTGACGATGTATCCGTGCAAAACAATGGACGATGTGCAAGCCAAGGCAATGGCTCAAATACGTCTCGAGGAGGACAAAAGAGAAGGCGACGACAAATACTATCGGCCAAACAGGAAAATCACGTCAACAAGAAATAAAGACTACAAGAACGACAACAAGCCATACGTTAGGATGATAAGAGATGAACAACATGTCAACTCATCACAAATTCGTCCAGATTGGATAAGAGACCCAAATCTACCCTCAATGTTTGATAGCTATGGGTTTAGTGTAACCCCTACAGTTCTCGTTAAGGAATTCGCTAAGTTAGGCGATGTGGTGAAATGGCCAGCCAAAACCAACAAGCCAAAGTCGAATCCAGATTCAAAGCTGTGGTGCGAGTTCCACGGAGATTATGTTCACAAAGCTATTGATTACGTGGATCTGAGAAGGGAAATTGAAGCTTTGGTCAAAAAGGGTCAAAAGGGGATACTTGACGGAGTACATATCATCACATAG